In Malassezia vespertilionis chromosome 4, complete sequence, the DNA window GCGTGACATGATGCTCCAAGGTATGGTTGAACTTGGCAAGGCACGCCCAAAGCTACTAGACATTGCGTCGTTTGAACGTCTCGTTAATGCGTACGTGAAAGCGGGTCTACACAAGAACACCAAACGCACGGAAAAGGAGGAGCTTGACGAGGTATTTACGAAACTACTCCGCTAGTCGTGTAGCTATCACTCATGCTTGCGCATACGCTTTTTTCGCGGCGTGAACCCTTCTGGAGGGACATTGTACAGCGTCGCGTAATCAAGACCCAGATATTGCCCCTGGGTCCAAAAATCAAAGCAGTTTGCTATCAAGCCCTTGTCGAATGGATTCGAGCTGGTATTTGTGCGAGACAGACCGCGACCACCTCTGCCACCCGCGTAAAAGTCGAGACCGACGACAGATAGGATACTCCCTCCGACTCCTGTAATCAATTTAAGACAAGTGCGCTGTCTGCGCCGGGATCTGTGCAGCTGGGTGTGGGCCTCTTCGGGCGTCATACCATCGGACACCATGCGTTGCATTTGCTGCTGTAAAAGCCCTTGCTGGCCACTCATGCCGACATCCGGCCTGCCGCCCATAAAGCCATAGCGCCCTATATTGCTTGCTTCAAATGTGGTTACTTGCCGCGCCACCTGCACAACCTGCATAGTTGTAAGTAGCAGCAACCATGTTTTCATGAACAGGAGCCACACTGTGCTGTAAAATAGGAATGGGTGGTAGTTCGCCGCGGAAACCAAGAATGCAGGCAGTATTGTGTCTGTGCGCATTGTGGATGGGTCGATGTGCTGCACAAAGTCTGTGGTCAGGTTACGCTTGCATACATACACTGATACGCGTTGATCGGAAAACAAACCATCCCTATCTGCGCCAAAACCAAAAGCACGACAAAGATTCGATGATTTTCTAGTCCGACTGGGATAAGCATTTCAGCGCGTACGAACCGCAATTGTTGACCCATGGGCAGTGATGATCGTGTCGCGGGATGCACGCCTTACAGGTATGGCAATGCTTAGAGCGTaatgggcgcggcgcctaTGGTGAGCACTTTTAGAGCACATACAATGCAACTGGTACAGAAAAACAGGCCGTTCAGTTGGTCATTTGCGACCATGTCCTCGATTgtggcgcgcctcgcctCCATTGTCTTGGGCTGCGGTGCTCTCCCAGGAGAACGCAATACGGATATTGCGAGTGTTAAAAACACAGATATAAATAGCGTGCCCGTGACAGTATTCAGTACAGTAAGACCAGtcgtgtgcggcacaaagCTCACCAGCCAGCACAAAAATGAAGGCACAAGTGTAGTGATGAGCAGGGACAAAAAGTAGGGCGAGCTTTGCACGGAATTTGCAGGGTAGGGACCCAAAACATGCTTGGCAACCAGCACATACTGTAGGATCAAACATAGAATACCAATAAACGGCACAAGGTACCAAGGAGCTTGCCCCATAAGGTAGTATGCACTTGTGAACACAAGCATCGGCACAATGAAAACCAGTGCGTCCTGCATAAATGGAGTTAAGACACGGCGAAGGggcgcgccgtctgcgTCTCTCCGCAACATTTTCATGGCATTTTCGTACGCGATCGTCGACTTCATGTCAGTagcaaaagcgcgcgcatccgCCCCTCCGTTGTCTTTTGCATGTACATCGGCGCCAGAAGCAACAAGCTTCTCAATACACACACGATTACCGCGCACCAATGCCCAGTGCAATGGCGTGAGGCCCGTTTCATCGCGTGAATGCACGTTCGCACCGTGTTTTAGCAGCACATCTACCGAGACGGCATCCCCTTGGAATGCAGCCCACATCAGCGCAGTATGACCTTGTGGATCTGGATCATCAAGATGGTTATTTGCAGCAAATGCGTCTTGCTGTAGCATATACAAGACAGCCATGACAAAACTGCTATGTGTGGTGAGGTGCAATGCGTTATATCCTTGCTTGTCTTTCAGTAGCAAATCAGCACCGCGTTGCAGGAGCAATTGTATCATCCTGGTTTGTCCACTGCGGGAGCACCAGTGCAGTGGGGTGGCTTGCAGCTCGCCTCCTACAGCATTCGGGTCTGCGCCACGTTCCAGCAAAAAAATGGCACACGCAGTATGCCCGTTGATTGCCGCCCAGTGCAACGGCGTCACGTCCTGTTCGTCGCGCTCAGACACTTGCGCTTCATCCAATTCACACAAAGCCTGTAATTGCGCTATGTCGCCTTGCTGTGCGGCGACGTGTATGCTCAGCGGCGGAGCATGTTTAGACACCATGCTGCTGTCGTCGCATAAGACAAGTGGAGGTGGCTACGGCACTACAAACGCGCATTGGGCACTCCTTCTCGATCTTGGTCTTCTGCGCCATCGACAACTTCGCAGATGCGATTGATCGTCTCGAGAACCCACACTGCGCCTTCAGCACTCGCAAGAAAATCTAATCCTACTCGTACTGGGCCATCCAAATGCTCAAAGCTCGGACGCGAACGAAGCAATCCGTAAATATGGCTCGTCACTTGCGGACCGACGCCGCCTTGGGCGTGCAGCGAGGCGATGGCCAACAGACTTACGCGAATGCGATTCACTTCCCAAGGCTCCATATCGGTATGAGCAACACCGTGGTACAGCGGCGGAGGAGCGAATAAGGGGCCATACTCATGTTGCAAGATGAACACGCCGAGGTCGGGATGCGAATGTGCAAGGACGCCTTGAAGGTGCTTTGACTGTTTCAGATAGATATCATCAAACAAATCGCTACCAACCTTACGCGCGGCCTCCCATTGCTCTGGTGTTAAGTCACGACGTGGTTGGCTCGGCAATGCATCAGCCAAGTCCGAGTCGGAGTCGACAACGGTacggagcgccgcaaggtTATTAATCGCCTTTGGTATACCTATTAAGCCAAGGCATTTGAGCCCCACTTCACGCATGAGACATGCGCGTTCCACGCGTTCCGCCAAAGGCCGCGGCTCGTGCGAGTCGTTCTGGCGCATGGAATACCGATGCAGTCCTTGCAAACTTTCGGTCGCATTCAATGCAAACATGGTAGCCGTCTTTCGTAAGCAGTATAATATGTGGTACACACCAAAATAGTGAGCCATTCACCCCACTCGACGCCTTTGGATTGTGCTTCAAAGCGCACAGACGCGAATATATCGTCCAAAAGCTgagcatgcggcgcacgccgtggGTAACCAGCACTTCCAGCTGCTATAACCAAGTTCTTATTATACTTGGACTGCCGTGCTGCATACTTTGGGGCATGCAGCAAGCTTTTAATCGCCGGTGGTAGCGGCATGCGATAAGCCACAAAATGCGGGGCACAAAAGAGTTAACATCACGTGACGTTGTTCTCATCTTcctgctcgcgccgttCGTATCTCTACTTGACTATTATGTCGCGGattgtgcgtgcacgcCAATTCAGATTTTTTTTGCATGTGAATGCTAATCGAATTCGCGCACAAGATTCAGTAACGCAACCCAATGTGAAAAGTTTCACTTCGGAGCGTGCACGGACGCCGCGGTTGCAGCATTGTAACATATCACACTTTGCTCTAAAGACACGCCCATCGCCGATTCTTTCCAAGGCACGCTTGTCGTTTGCAAGTATACAGCAGGAACCATTTAGGGCTCTTGGTGGCGTACGCTTTACGACGTTTGGTTCTGAGTACCGACCGTCCCAGCggaaacgcaagcgcaagcacgggTTCCTTGCTCGTCTTCGCTCGCGCACAGGCAAGCAAATTCTTGTGCGTCGTCGTGCGAAAGGAAAGGCGCATATATCGCATTAATATACCACGCTCATGTGCTTTTTGCGGTGCACATACGTTATACAAGTGCGAGTTGGAAAATGGAATTTCAGCCGTAGCATATTGCTTCATGTAGTACTAGCATTTTTGTTTTCCTGCATGCAGCTTATGGCACCTGCGTCTTATCAGCATGCCCAACGCGTTCACATTACAGTGCCCTGCACACTACGGCGTACCCCTGCCGTTTTGCTTGCTTTTTTTTGCTGACAAATGTAATGTACAGATACAGACGTCCGTGCTAAATTTCAGCCACCATGTCGCTTCCAGCGTCGCACGAGCTTTTGACATTCCTTGCCGATCCCAATCCGCAGGCACGTCAGGTGGCCATGGCGAATATTGCTGGGTACAGCAAGCGCGATCATCCCCAGCGTTACCTACTAACCGAAAAGCTGAAAGATGCGAGGGGCGAACCAGTTCACATTTGGGATGGCTCCGAGCTGGATGTATTGGAGCAGATAAAGGAGCTGTGTCGCGATCAGCCGCTTACCATGCATGATGCACTGAGCGTGCTCATAAATCTGTCGGATAGCCCTTCtgtggcgctgcgcatcgccgacCCTAAATTTCTCTCGTTTTTGGTGATGTACATTGGCGACTCGATATCGCTTTTGGCTGACCTTGCGTGTATATTGGTATCAAATTTGACGAAATATGAGCCTGTTTGTACACGCCTATTGGATCTGCAAGTGGAAGACCGTCCATTTTACTCTTTTTTTTCGCCAAATGACTTGCAGTTATCCTTGGGTGGCTTGGATGCTGATCCGTCCGATCCACAATTCGAGCAGAAAAAGGCAGCGTTCACTGCTGCAAGCCAGCGTTTGTCCAGCTCTGTTAAGACAACGGAGCAAGTAAAAGTCCCAGCACTGGTTAAACTACTTCGCGCGTTTGAGGAGGGCGCTTCAGTGGAATCTAGCGATGCGAGCGGGAGCAATATGCGCGAGCGGGTAGAGGCAACCCAGGGCGAGTCAGGGTCAAGGCCGCTTGCATTAGATGAGCATGGGCGTCCTTACGTCAGGCGCAAGTCGCATTGCAACTTTTTGGCAAGCGTATTTGCCAACGTTACTGTGCTTTCCCGTGGCCGTGAGTTTTTCGTGCAGCCGATTTTTGGCACGGATAGATCATTGACGGATGCGTACCCTGTGGGTCGCATCATGGTATACACGGAGCATGGCGACTTGATCCGCCGCGGTGGTGTGATTAGTGCTCTTAAAAACACTTTATTTATTAAGCATGCCCACAAAACGTTGTTGGCTCCCTCGCCGATTATGATACAAGAAGGATACCCGATGTCACCTGTGGATATATTAGCATATATTCTTATGCCCTTAATCGACGGCAAGGAGCTTGCCAAGGTGGATTTGGAGGACCAAGAAGAATTGCCGGAAACATGCCAGCTGGTCGATGAAAATAAACCACGCGAGTCTGATATGGCGCTTCGTCTGATGCTAATTGAATGTCTACTGTTATTGTGTACGTCGCACTACGGTCGCGAATCTCTCCGCGGGCGTGGCGCTTACGTGGTCGTTCGCGAGGCGCATTTGGCAGAGCAGAATGAAGAGGTATGCAGACATTTCCCGGTCACGATCTTACGCCTAGGTTACAGAAGCTATCACACGCTTTGTGAATTTGCTCAAGCGTGACGAGACGGAGGAGACAAAAAGGGACGGAGTTGATCTCGTGCCTACAGACGACGTCGAAGAAAACGAAGAGGCAGACATTCGGTTGGAGGAGCTGTGAAGGCCACGTGGTAGACAATTTGTTCGTGCACGCAAGTGTTCATACTGCTTTGTAGTCCGTCATGGGAGAAGGCCGCGCGTCGATGAGCGCGCCTGCGTGGCTCATGGAATTCACTTCGAATGCTGCGGAAACATTTGTGACTGCATACTATGCGGCAGCCGACTCTCCACAACATTGCCAAGTGCGTACTTGCTTTCTCTGACCGGCAGCTCCTGCCTTCTCTGTACCTTCCAAATTCTACCATTTCGTGGAACGGGAATCCCATTAGTGGTGCTGCACAATTTGAACAGCTTTTAGAAGCACAGCCTGGCACCCAACATGAGATTCAGTCTTTTGACTGCCACCCGCTGGGCCCTGTCTCAGCACAAGGTACGTAAACAAACGCCTCGGGCATGGCATGTGCGCTGAAGTCGCCCATCCAACAAGACAATGCAAAAGACTATGGTATATATCCATGCTCACCTTGTGCATTCTTGCGTGGGGCTAAATTAATTTAACGAGACTTGTACTTGCACGCTCCTGTAAGGACTCATTGCGGCAGAGATCTTCGCCACGAACGAGTAGTATATTGAGCACACATTTGCTATGCCCTGGCACATGAGGACAAACTGACCGACACAGATAACCATGTTGCACCATCCATGTTGTTGCTCGTCTCGGGAACCGTAGCGCACTACACCCCCGAGAGCCTGGCAACCAACAAGACCAACGCGCCAAAATCTGCCATCACAACTGGCACCAAGACCAAGCAAAAATTTGATGCGGATACGCCCGTTACATCTCTCCCTCGTGTATTCTCTCAAACATTTGTACTCATTAATGGTGCTGGGACAAATGCGGAAGGCGGTGTCCCGTTTGTATGGACACAGTCGCGAAGCGCATCAAAAGGAAAATCAGCTACAGAAACATCCAAGGCTAAAACAGTCGCAAGATACTTTATCCAAGCCGACAGTATGCGCTTTGTCGGGTAGTCATGTATATTAGCATTAACAACATAATTTTTCAGGCGTAGGGATCTTCGCCCAGCGTTCCGTACGAGCGGGCCGTTCTCTTCGGAACATCGGGATTTTGCACAACGATCTGTGCCGGCACGTCTGAAGCATTTGGTTCGACTGGAGCAGGTGCATCGTCATGGACGTTCTCTGCACCGAGATCCACGATGGGACCCCCACGATGGCCGTGACACACGACGACAAAGCCATGCGAGATCAACCCCGGAACTAGGAGTGCAATTGTGCGCAAAGTCATCGAAATCAACATGAACACTGTTAATACAAACGGCCTAGATCGCGGTCCGATCACGGGCATTTTGTAAAAGCTGAAAACACTTATGTCAAGGAACATGGTGGCGAGGTATACGCCGATATCCCCCGTAAACCCCACCCAAACTGCCACTAGGATACCCATAAGCGCAGTGACTACCACCGCAAGCCACAGTGAAGGCTGCACATTGTCAACATATTGGGACCTGGTCCATCCAAACGCCATGAACAACTGCTGCCAAAAGAGCTGGTGTGTAATTAGGACAGTCATAAGTTTATTGGGGACATGCACAAATAACATCTCAAGCGGGTGCGACCATTGACTCGGGTATTGAAAGTAGAGCTTGACGTCGTTGACGATGGCCAAGATCGCAATCACGGCAAGAACGTAGAATGCAAGCGCCGTTGTCCAAATTGTATCAAGAATACGCAATACAAACCAGAGAGAAAGAAGGTAGTT includes these proteins:
- a CDS encoding uncharacterized protein (TransMembrane:7 (i55-74o94-116i137-170o190-209i230-249o255-272i284-307o); EggNog:ENOG503P4DN); the encoded protein is MTQTEEETRLLGERSRNLPAPQHNARETGNEAPSRCGEALSSSERKSLVFLQMNTPLSILFCIMAAVFGALVVPSVEKAFRIHETYFTPSPKMFFLYLVAMYVSQIGFCSLSIFSPSAHTKRMIVRSTGSRLALENYLLSLWFVLRILDTIWTTALAFYVLAVIAILAIVNDVKLYFQYPSQWSHPLEMLFVHVPNKLMTVLITHQLFWQQLFMAFGWTRSQYVDNVQPSLWLAVVVTALMGILVAVWVGFTGDIGVYLATMFLDISVFSFYKMPVIGPRSRPFVLTVFMLISMTLRTIALLVPGLISHGFVVVCHGHRGGPIVDLGAENVHDDAPAPVEPNASDVPAQIVVQNPDVPKRTARSYGTLGEDPYA
- a CDS encoding uncharacterized protein (COG:J; EggNog:ENOG503NTWW), which gives rise to MPLPPAIKSLLHAPKYAARQSKYNKNLVIAAGSAGYPRRAPHAQLLDDIFASVRFEAQSKGVEWGEWLTILTATMFALNATESLQGLHRYSMRQNDSHEPRPLAERVERACLMREVGLKCLGLIGIPKAINNLAALRTVVDSDSDLADALPSQPRRDLTPEQWEAARKVGSDLFDDIYLKQSKHLQGVLAHSHPDLGVFILQHEYGPLFAPPPLYHGVAHTDMEPWEVNRIRVSLLAIASLHAQGGVGPQVTSHIYGLLRSRPSFEHLDGPVRVGLDFLASAEGAVWVLETINRICEVVDGAEDQDREGVPNARL
- the AKR1_1 gene encoding protein S-acyltransferase (TransMembrane:1 (i70-91o); COG:S; EggNog:ENOG503NVTK) produces the protein MQVVQVARQVTTFEASNIGRYGFMGGRPDVGMSGQQGLLQQQMQRMVSDGMTPEEAHTQLHRSRRRQRTCLKLITGVGGSILSVVGLDFYAGGRGGRGLSRTNTSSNPFDKGLIANCFDFWTQGQYLGLDYATLYNVPPEGFTPRKKRMRKHE
- the HGH1 gene encoding Protein hgh1 (BUSCO:EOG09262F7P; COG:S; EggNog:ENOG503NVZ9), with the translated sequence MSLPASHELLTFLADPNPQARQVAMANIAGYSKRDHPQRYLLTEKLKDARGEPVHIWDGSELDVLEQIKELCRDQPLTMHDALSVLINLSDSPSVALRIADPKFLSFLVMYIGDSISLLADLACILVSNLTKYEPVCTRLLDLQVEDRPFYSFFSPNDLQLSLGGLDADPSDPQFEQKKAAFTAASQRLSSSVKTTEQVKVPALVKLLRAFEEGASVESSDASGSNMRERVEATQGESGSRPLALDEHGRPYVRRKSHCNFLASVFANVTVLSRGREFFVQPIFGTDRSLTDAYPVGRIMVYTEHGDLIRRGGVISALKNTLFIKHAHKTLLAPSPIMIQEGYPMSPVDILAYILMPLIDGKELAKVDLEDQEELPETCQLVDENKPRESDMALRLMLIECLLLLCTSHYGRESLRGRGAYVVVREAHLAEQNEEVTEAITRFVNLLKRDETEETKRDGVDLVPTDDVEENEEADIRLEEL
- the AKR1_2 gene encoding protein S-acyltransferase (TransMembrane:4 (i255-272o278-300i312-334o340-363i); COG:S; EggNog:ENOG503NVTK); this encodes MVSKHAPPLSIHVAAQQGDIAQLQALCELDEAQVSERDEQDVTPLHWAAINGHTACAIFLLERGADPNAVGGELQATPLHWCSRSGQTRMIQLLLQRGADLLLKDKQGYNALHLTTHSSFVMAVLYMLQQDAFAANNHLDDPDPQGHTALMWAAFQGDAVSVDVLLKHGANVHSRDETGLTPLHWALVRGNRVCIEKLVASGADVHAKDNGGADARAFATDMKSTIAYENAMKMLRRDADGAPLRRVLTPFMQDALVFIVPMLVFTSAYYLMGQAPWYLVPFIGILCLILQYVLVAKHVLGPYPANSVQSSPYFLSLLITTLVPSFLCWLVSFVPHTTGLTVLNTVTGTLFISVFLTLAISVLRSPGRAPQPKTMEARRATIEDMVANDQLNGLFFCTSCIVCALKVLTIGAAPITL